One genomic segment of Mycoplasmopsis agalactiae PG2 includes these proteins:
- a CDS encoding ATP-binding protein encodes MQIKRDFYLNKLIEKMNNSRVKIITGIRRCGKSYLLLKIFYEYLLAKNIQKEQIITMTLEDIEFLEYRNPIRLNEYIKSKITDENKNYYVIIDEIQYCETIKNPYLENGNYDVSFIDVLLSLVKMTNVDVYITGSNSKMLSTDVLTQFRDRGDEIRVNPLSYSEIYDLFENKQQALEHYMVYGGLPEIYACSSDEEKSKYLKDVFTKTYIKDILERHNIYNEKEVLEILLNFISSSIGSLTNPTKLSNRFLSTKNIKIGSNTI; translated from the coding sequence ACAGGCATAAGAAGATGCGGTAAGTCATACTTACTTTTAAAGATTTTTTATGAATATTTGTTAGCTAAAAATATTCAAAAAGAGCAAATAATTACAATGACTCTGGAAGATATTGAATTTTTAGAATACAGAAATCCTATAAGGCTAAATGAATATATTAAGTCTAAAATTACTGATGAAAATAAGAATTACTATGTAATTATTGATGAAATTCAGTACTGTGAAACAATTAAGAATCCATATTTAGAAAATGGTAATTATGATGTTAGTTTTATAGATGTTTTATTAAGCTTAGTAAAAATGACAAATGTAGATGTTTATATAACTGGGAGTAATTCAAAAATGCTTTCAACTGATGTGCTAACTCAATTTCGCGACAGGGGCGATGAAATAAGAGTAAATCCATTATCTTACAGTGAAATATATGACTTATTTGAAAACAAGCAACAAGCATTAGAGCACTATATGGTTTATGGTGGCTTGCCTGAAATATATGCCTGTAGTTCTGATGAAGAAAAAAGCAAATACTTAAAAGATGTTTTTACAAAAACATATATTAAAGACATTTTAGAAAGACATAATATATACAATGAAAAAGAAGTTTTAGAAATACTATTAAACTTTATTTCTTCTTCAATTGGCTCACTAACAAATCCAACTAAGTTATCAAACAGATTTTTATCAACTAAGAATATCAAAATAGGTTCAAATACTATTTAA
- a CDS encoding DUF4143 domain-containing protein yields the protein MDYFCESFIISKAYRYDIKGSSYFQTPLKYYFTDVGLRNAWLNFKQIDPSHLMENIIYNELIKREFNVDVGVVENRIKENNVFKKKQLEIDFVINKAHQRYYIQSALNIDTNEKQQQEIRSLINVNDSFKKIVIVKDKIVPRHDENGILYIGLEQFLLDENIVNSLI from the coding sequence TTAGACTACTTTTGTGAATCGTTCATTATTTCAAAAGCATATAGATATGACATAAAGGGCAGTTCTTATTTTCAAACACCATTAAAGTACTATTTTACTGATGTTGGATTAAGAAATGCTTGACTAAATTTCAAGCAAATTGATCCTTCGCACCTTATGGAAAACATTATTTATAATGAATTAATTAAAAGAGAGTTCAATGTTGATGTTGGCGTTGTGGAAAATAGAATAAAAGAAAATAATGTATTTAAGAAAAAGCAATTAGAAATTGACTTTGTTATTAACAAAGCTCACCAAAGATACTATATCCAATCTGCCTTAAATATAGATACAAATGAAAAACAGCAACAAGAAATAAGATCACTTATTAATGTTAACGATTCATTTAAAAAGATTGTTATTGTTAAAGATAAAATCGTCCCAAGACATGACGAAAATGGAATTTTATACATTGGACTAGAACAGTTTTTATTAGATGAAAATATTGTAAATTCTTTAATTTAA
- a CDS encoding restriction endonuclease subunit S: MISIFKPKIKKNTNAWEQEKFANIYQFASEGGTPSTSIKKYYENGTIPFIKVEDTVNKYIENGKYFITENGLINSSAWLAPENSIIFTNGATIGNVAINKIKTATKQGILGIIPKQKYDVEFIYYLLSSKNFQNEVNRKITIGTFAMITLSNLDKIKVNLPNYDIERAKISSLFSHLDSLITLHQRKLSSLKNLKNRLLDKMFCDEKSQFPSIRFKEFTNAWEQWKIGDMFSVGRGYVVPKKNIYSNRQGEYIYPIYSSQTVNDGLLGYYNKYLTTNSITWTTDGANAGTVFYRKGLFYATNVCGILSQKQFEPNIYLALALSRVSHKHVTKVGNPKLMNNAMANIDLQITSDIKEQSKISSLFYHLDSLITLHQRG, encoded by the coding sequence ATGATCTCAATTTTTAAGCCTAAAATTAAAAAAAATACTAACGCTTGAGAACAGGAAAAGTTTGCCAATATTTACCAATTTGCATCTGAGGGAGGGACTCCCTCTACATCTATAAAAAAGTATTATGAGAACGGGACGATACCATTTATAAAGGTTGAAGACACAGTTAATAAATATATTGAAAATGGTAAATATTTTATAACTGAAAATGGATTAATCAACTCTTCTGCATGACTGGCACCAGAAAACAGCATAATTTTTACAAATGGGGCAACAATTGGCAATGTGGCTATAAATAAGATAAAAACGGCAACTAAGCAAGGAATTTTGGGAATAATACCAAAACAAAAATATGATGTGGAATTTATTTATTATCTATTGTCTTCTAAAAACTTTCAAAATGAAGTAAATAGAAAGATAACAATAGGAACCTTTGCCATGATCACTCTTTCTAATCTAGATAAAATAAAAGTCAATTTACCAAATTATGACATTGAAAGAGCCAAAATATCATCCCTATTTTCTCACCTAGACTCCCTAATCACCCTTCATCAGCGTAAGCTTTCTAGCTTAAAAAATCTTAAAAATAGACTGCTTGATAAGATGTTTTGTGATGAAAAATCTCAATTTCCAAGCATAAGATTCAAAGAATTTACTAACGCTTGAGAACAGTGGAAAATAGGTGATATGTTCTCTGTTGGTAGAGGATATGTTGTTCCAAAAAAGAATATTTACAGCAATAGGCAAGGTGAATACATATATCCAATTTATTCTTCTCAAACTGTTAATGATGGGTTATTGGGTTATTACAATAAATACTTAACAACCAACTCTATAACATGAACTACTGATGGTGCTAACGCCGGGACTGTATTTTACAGAAAAGGCTTATTTTATGCCACAAATGTATGCGGAATACTATCTCAAAAACAGTTCGAACCAAACATTTATTTAGCATTAGCGTTATCTAGAGTCAGTCATAAACATGTAACAAAAGTTGGCAATCCAAAATTAATGAATAATGCCATGGCGAATATTGACTTGCAAATAACATCAGATATAAAAGAACAATCAAAAATATCGTCCCTATTTTATCATCTAGACTCCCTAATCACCCTTCATCAGCGTGGGTAA
- a CDS encoding site-specific integrase, translating into MKKTDILLYKYFQNWINVYKRGSIRKVSFKKYELTLDWIIKLAPDLKICDLDRVSYQQIINEYAECHERQTTMDFHHHLKGCLLDAFDEGLLTKDPTRKVVIKGKAARPKKIKFLSNFELQLLLKELNLQDKLNFDWLIFLIAKTGLRFSEAVALTPDDFDFTKQLLNISKTWNYKELGGFLPTKNKSSVRKIQLDWQTISRFASLVQGLEKNKPIFVFKEKVFNSTINDILARRCKKAKIPAVISIHGLRHTHASILLYAGVSIASVAKRLGHSSMNTTERIYLHIINELENKDIDLVMRSISALN; encoded by the coding sequence ATGAAAAAAACAGATATTTTACTGTACAAATATTTTCAAAATTGAATAAATGTTTACAAACGAGGTTCTATTAGAAAGGTTAGTTTCAAAAAATATGAACTAACTCTTGATTGAATAATAAAATTAGCACCAGACTTGAAAATTTGTGATCTTGATAGAGTAAGCTATCAACAAATTATAAATGAATATGCTGAATGTCATGAAAGGCAAACTACAATGGACTTTCACCATCATTTAAAAGGCTGTTTGCTTGATGCTTTTGATGAGGGCCTTTTAACTAAAGATCCAACAAGAAAGGTTGTAATAAAAGGCAAGGCTGCTAGGCCAAAAAAGATTAAATTTTTGAGTAATTTTGAACTACAACTTTTGCTCAAAGAGCTTAATTTACAGGACAAATTGAACTTTGACTGACTTATTTTCTTAATCGCTAAAACAGGGCTTAGATTTTCAGAGGCAGTTGCTCTTACACCTGATGATTTTGACTTTACAAAGCAGCTTTTAAATATTTCTAAAACTTGAAATTACAAGGAATTAGGCGGCTTTTTACCTACAAAAAATAAGTCTTCAGTTAGAAAAATTCAGCTAGACTGACAAACAATTTCTCGTTTTGCATCTTTAGTACAAGGGCTAGAAAAAAATAAACCAATTTTTGTCTTCAAAGAAAAGGTTTTTAATTCAACAATTAATGACATTTTAGCGCGTAGATGTAAAAAAGCTAAAATTCCAGCAGTTATTAGCATTCATGGACTAAGACATACACATGCATCTATTTTGTTATATGCAGGTGTATCAATAGCATCAGTAGCTAAAAGACTAGGTCACTCAAGCATGAATACAACTGAGCGAATCTATTTACATATAATAAATGAACTCGAAAATAAAGATATTGATCTAGTCATGAGATCAATATCTGCACTTAATTAA